From Coriobacteriia bacterium:
GATGCTCGCGTCGTAGGGCGTGTGGGACTCCATGCTGTCCATGAGCGTCGTGCAGATGGACAGGCCGCCCGTCACGCTCGTAATGGCAAGGAATAGCACCATCGAGATAACGGCCATCGAGATCGACGTCGTGTTGATCTTGGCGTTGAGCTCGCGCATCGTGAAGGCGTTGAGGTCGCGCCAGTAAAAGCCCCGGGCGGCCTGGGTCGCCTTGAGCAGAAAGCCGCTTACCGCATAGAAGAACAGGATCGTGCCGACGACGACCATGACGGTCGTGATCGTGAACTGCGTGCCGGCGTCCGAGCTAGCATCTGTGATAGGCAGGCCGTCGCGCAGCAGGCGCACGTACGACCAGACAATGAGGGCGAGGCCCACGACGAACACGACGGCCATGACCGGCACGCTGCGCACCTTGATGGCCTCGTTGACGCGATCGGCTCCCATGAGGTCGATGAGCTTGGAGCGGCGCAGCGTGAACAGGTTCATGACGAGCATGACCGCGAAGATGACGACGAAGCAGCCCAGCGTCAGCCCAAGGGCGCTCGGAGAGAAGCGAAACGCGAAGTACGTCACGTGGTCCTGGAACAGCGCCGCCGTCACGAACACAAGCAGCTGCGCCAGGATGAGGCCCACGACGATGCCCACGACGAAGGACGCGACGGAGGCGATGAGCGTCTCGAGCGTCAGCACACGCGCCACCTGGCCCGGGCGCATGCCGAGCACCTGGTAGAGACCGAGCTCGCGCTTGCGACGACGCACGAGGTAGTTGTTGGCGTACACCATGAGGAAGCCGAGCACGATGGCGAGGAAGATCGTCACGCCCGACAGGATGCCCGCCAGGCCCTTGATCATCTCGCTCGTGGACTCGAGCGAGAGGAAGTCCGCCTGGTCGGAGATTGTATTGAACGCGTAGAACACAGCCACGCCCAGCACGAGCGTGACGAAGTAGATGGCAAAGTCACGAAACGAGCGGCGGACGTTGCCCCAGGCAAGCTTAAAGAGCATCGGCGCCGTCACCGCCGATCATCGCCACGACCTCCATGATGCGGTCGAAGAACTCCTTGCGCGTCGCCTGGCCGCGGACGACCTCCGTGAACACGCGGCCATCACGGATGAACACAACGCGACGGCAGTAGCTTGCGGCGAACGAGTCGTGCGTCACCATGACGATCGTGGCGCCGAGCTTGGCGTTCAGCATGTCGAAGCACTCGAGCAGCAGCTTGGCGTTCTTGGAGTCCAGAGCGCCCGTGGGCTCGTCGGCAAGCACGAGCTTGGGATCCGTCACGATGGCACGGGCCGCGGCGACGCGCTGGGCCTGGCCGCCCGAGACCTGGTAGGGATACTTGTCGAGCACCTGCTCGATGCCGAGCGTCGCGGCGATGGCCTCGACGCGCTCGCGAATCTGGCGCGCGGGGACGCGGCCGATGGACAGCGGCAGCGCGATGTTCTCGCGGCAGGTGAGCGTGTCGAGCAGGTTGGCGTCCTGGAAGACGAAGCCGAGCTGCTCGCGGCGGAAGTCGGCCGAGGCGCGGGCGGACATGCGGGCGACGTCCGTGCCGTTGATGAGGATCTGGCCGCTCGTGGGACGATCGATCGTGGAGATGCAGTTGAGCAGCGTCGACTTGCCCGACCCCGACGGGCCCATGATGCCGAGGTAGTCGCCCTGCTCGACGCGCAGGGAGACGCCGTTGAGCGCGTGGGTCACGCTGTCGGACGAGCCGCCGGTCGCGCGGCCCCTCCCACTCCCGTATGCCTTGTCGACGTTGATGACCTCGAGAACCGCTGGCATGGCTGGCATTCCTTTCTCACGCGTTTCGGTATGAGCATAAGGATGCCGGAGAGCCCGGCGCAAGACCATCGATTGCGCTTGCGTCTCGCTTACGAACGTGAAAGGTAAGGGCGCGAGCAAGAAGGCGTTGCGCCAGCGCCCTTGCCTCCCTACTATGGAACGCATTTCAACATGTGGGGAGGAAAGTTGACCGAACCTACCGCTTGGGGTGACGAAAGCATCCGCATGTCGCTCAGCCCGCCATCGTACCTGCTGGCAGCCAGCTGGCCCGAGCCTGGCTATGAGCTTGATCTGGCTGAGTTCGAACGCATCAAGCCAAAGGGGGCGAGCAAGCTGCATTGGATGGATATGGATGCTCGACTCAAGCGGCAATCCATCCAGGCACTCTCTCGTCTTCCCATGCTTCATACACTCATCGTGGCAAATGACCTGCCCGGCAAGAAACAGGAACGGGGTCGCAGGAAATGCCTTGAGGTTCTTCTGCCCGCACTTGAGACGAAGGGGATATCCCTTCTGATTCTCGAGAGCCGCGGCAGACTCAATGACAGCCGCGACATCGAGCTGCTTCTCTCGCTGCGCAGAAGCGGAGCTGTCTCTGAAATTGAGATTGATCACCGCAGGGGCTCTGACGACGAAACGCTCTGGGTTCCTGACCAGATTCTCGGGGCATTTGCCGAAATCGAGCTCGAAGGAAAGACTGGGCTCATATGCGCAGAGAATAATTGGGCAAAGATCTCGGAAAAGCTGGCCATTCTACAAGCAAGGCTATAAAGACGTCGGAGCCGGGCCCCGTGAAACACGGGTAATCCGGCTCCGGCTTCCAACCCCTCGCAAGGGGCGGCGTTGGCTCCATGATACACCATGTGAAAGCAACCCGGCAGAGGGGCCGGCGCCCTATTCGAACAGCTGCATACGGTTTGTGGGGAACGTGATGTCGATGGCCGTCCAGGCGCCCGGGGCGCTCGACGCCTCCACGGTGAGGCCCATCTTCTCGCAGAGCTGGCGCACGAGGTAGAGACCGATGCCGGTCGACTTGGCGTGCGTACGGCCGTTCTCGCCGGTAAAGCCCTTGTCGAACACGCGCCCGATGTCGGCCGCCGATATGCCGCAGCCGTTGTCGCGCACCGTGAGCGTGACGCGCTCCGTCGCGCGGCCCTCGTCGTGGGAGGCTCCCTTGAAAAGCAGGCGCGGGCGCTCGGCAAGGTCGCCCACCGACCCAGAGGCGCGCCGATACTTGATGGCGTTGTCGATGAGCTGCCCCAAGACGAAGCCCATCCACTTGGGATCGGCAAACACCTCGTGCTCGAGACCCTCCATCTCGACGGCAACGCCCGCCTCGATGAGCGCATGCGCCCGGCTCTTCACCGCGTCGCCCACCATGCCGTGCAGCTCGCAGGAGCGCACGAGATAGTCGCGATCGACGGCCGTGGCCCGCGCAAAGAACAGCGCCTGCTCCACGAAGCCGTCGATGCGGGCGAGCTCGCGCGACAGGGAGCGCATCAGCCTCACGCTGTCGGGATCTCCCCCACCCTGCTCGCGCGCGTTCTCGATGAGGAGCTCCGCGGCA
This genomic window contains:
- a CDS encoding ABC transporter ATP-binding protein; the encoded protein is MPAVLEVINVDKAYGSGRGRATGGSSDSVTHALNGVSLRVEQGDYLGIMGPSGSGKSTLLNCISTIDRPTSGQILINGTDVARMSARASADFRREQLGFVFQDANLLDTLTCRENIALPLSIGRVPARQIRERVEAIAATLGIEQVLDKYPYQVSGGQAQRVAAARAIVTDPKLVLADEPTGALDSKNAKLLLECFDMLNAKLGATIVMVTHDSFAASYCRRVVFIRDGRVFTEVVRGQATRKEFFDRIMEVVAMIGGDGADAL
- a CDS encoding sensor histidine kinase, which codes for MSPLSWLRGRAIPIVVCLAGLAALYVMLRMVALGAELALLITLTVLLFFVVAAALDFVHDHAFWRSMRSVANGEGPDVLVKADNVERPDSPHAQIAADALEAVTHAANAEVANARRRETEHREFVEAWVHEVKTPLAAAELLIENAREQGGGDPDSVRLMRSLSRELARIDGFVEQALFFARATAVDRDYLVRSCELHGMVGDAVKSRAHALIEAGVAVEMEGLEHEVFADPKWMGFVLGQLIDNAIKYRRASGSVGDLAERPRLLFKGASHDEGRATERVTLTVRDNGCGISAADIGRVFDKGFTGENGRTHAKSTGIGLYLVRQLCEKMGLTVEASSAPGAWTAIDITFPTNRMQLFE